A genomic stretch from Mycobacterium paraterrae includes:
- a CDS encoding class I SAM-dependent methyltransferase: MSDVSDVTSVRSEGDSWDITESVGATALSVAAARAVETASESPLIRDQFAYLLVSTAGQPWERLASSLDWIGDDEHGRRAHRLAVDYQAVRTHFFDSYFADAVAGGIRQAVILAAGLDSRAFRLDWPAGTTVYEIDQPQVVAYKTKTLEAAGAAPTAQRRTVQVDLRDDWAAALTAAGFDAGQPTAWLAEGLLPYLPAEAQDRLFEILTGLSAPGSRVAVEAFSLGAADAEARRVARRARFDRMRQRLGLDINVETLTYQEGGRADAADWLTEHGWHVEAISNADEMARLGREIPADLTHEALTTTLLRAELGGEHNDNDEELR, encoded by the coding sequence ATGTCTGATGTATCCGACGTGACTTCCGTTCGTTCCGAAGGCGATAGCTGGGACATCACCGAAAGCGTTGGTGCCACCGCCCTGAGCGTGGCCGCAGCCCGCGCCGTCGAAACCGCTTCCGAAAGCCCGCTGATTCGCGACCAGTTCGCCTACCTGTTGGTGTCCACGGCGGGGCAACCGTGGGAGCGTTTGGCCAGTTCGTTGGACTGGATCGGCGACGACGAGCACGGGCGACGGGCCCACCGTCTGGCCGTCGACTATCAGGCCGTGCGCACGCACTTCTTCGACTCGTACTTCGCCGACGCCGTCGCCGGCGGTATCCGGCAGGCGGTCATTCTCGCCGCCGGGCTCGATTCCCGGGCGTTCCGGCTGGACTGGCCGGCCGGTACCACGGTCTACGAGATCGACCAGCCGCAAGTGGTCGCGTACAAAACCAAGACGTTGGAGGCGGCTGGCGCGGCGCCCACCGCACAGCGGCGGACCGTTCAGGTCGACCTGCGTGACGACTGGGCGGCGGCCCTGACCGCGGCCGGCTTCGACGCCGGCCAGCCGACTGCCTGGCTGGCGGAGGGGCTGCTGCCCTACCTGCCGGCCGAAGCCCAGGACCGGCTGTTCGAGATCCTGACTGGATTGAGCGCCCCGGGCAGCCGCGTCGCGGTCGAGGCGTTCAGCCTCGGCGCGGCCGACGCCGAAGCCCGTCGCGTCGCGCGCCGGGCCCGGTTCGACCGGATGCGTCAGCGGCTCGGCCTGGACATCAACGTCGAAACCTTGACTTACCAGGAAGGCGGCCGCGCCGACGCCGCGGACTGGCTGACCGAGCACGGCTGGCACGTCGAGGCCATTAGCAACGCCGATGAGATGGCGCGGCTGGGCCGCGAAATCCCGGCCGACCTGACCCACGAGGCCTTAACCACCACCCTGCTTCGCGCCGAACTCGGTGGCGAGCACAACGACAACGATGAGGAGCTGCGATGA
- a CDS encoding class I SAM-dependent methyltransferase, translated as MSALRTQDDTWDITESVGSTAVMVAAARAAETDKPDPLIRDPFARILVSEAGTGVWEKMLDSSLVDKVAEIDAEAAAIFEHMRGYQAVRTHFFDAYFTAAAAAGIRQVVILASGLDSRAYRLNWPTGTTVYEIDQPKVLEYKSATLAAHDATPSADRHEVAVDLRQDWPAALIAEGFDPKAPTAWLAEGLLMYLPADAQDRLFTQITELSATGSRVAAETAANHADERRQEMRERLDRVAEQLGIERNVDIQDLMYRDDARADVATWLNEHGWRATAQSCDDEMRRLNRWVEGVPLADDKQAFSQFVTAERV; from the coding sequence ATGAGCGCCCTGCGTACTCAAGACGACACCTGGGACATCACCGAAAGCGTCGGAAGCACCGCGGTGATGGTCGCCGCCGCCCGGGCCGCTGAAACCGACAAGCCGGACCCGCTGATCCGCGATCCGTTCGCGAGGATCCTGGTCAGCGAGGCGGGCACCGGCGTCTGGGAAAAGATGCTGGACAGCTCGCTGGTGGACAAGGTGGCCGAGATCGACGCCGAGGCCGCGGCGATCTTCGAGCACATGCGCGGTTACCAGGCGGTGCGCACCCACTTCTTCGACGCCTACTTCACCGCGGCCGCAGCCGCGGGCATCCGGCAGGTGGTGATCCTGGCCTCCGGTCTCGACTCGCGGGCGTACCGTCTGAATTGGCCGACCGGCACCACGGTCTACGAGATTGATCAGCCCAAGGTGCTGGAATACAAGTCGGCGACGTTGGCTGCGCACGACGCCACGCCGTCGGCCGACCGCCACGAGGTGGCCGTCGACCTTCGTCAGGACTGGCCGGCGGCCTTGATCGCCGAAGGCTTCGACCCGAAGGCGCCCACCGCGTGGCTGGCCGAGGGGCTGCTGATGTACCTGCCCGCCGATGCCCAGGACCGGCTGTTCACTCAGATCACCGAGCTGAGCGCCACCGGCAGCCGAGTCGCCGCCGAGACCGCGGCTAACCACGCCGACGAGCGCCGTCAGGAAATGCGAGAGCGCCTTGACCGGGTGGCGGAGCAGCTCGGCATCGAGCGGAACGTCGACATTCAGGACCTGATGTATCGCGACGACGCGCGCGCGGACGTGGCCACCTGGCTCAACGAGCACGGCTGGCGGGCGACCGCGCAAAGCTGCGACGACGAGATGCGGCGGCTGAACCGCTGGGTCGAAGGCGTGCCGTTGGCAGACGACAAGCAAGCGTTCTCGCAGTTCGTGACCGCCGAACGCGTCTAG
- a CDS encoding aldehyde dehydrogenase family protein, translated as MTTEITAPVAPTTPSSGPDIAQTVARLRQTFATGRTRSVEWRKLQLRALERLMTENEDKVAAALEKDLGRSPFEAWLADVASTAGEAAYAAKNVGKWAKRKHRLLEMSQLPGRGFVEYEPYGTVLIIGAWNFPFALTLGPAAGAIAAGNTVVLKPSEVAPASSALMAELVPRYLDNDAIAVIEGDGPVSQELIAQGFDHLIFTGGTEIGRKVYEGAAKHLTPVTLELGGKSPVIVSKDADIKVAAKRIAWTKLINSGQICIAPDYVLAEAPIRDQLVDEIRKAVTTFESQNASGGKRIVNERHFNRLTTALAATQGKVAIGGGSDPSKLNIQPTVVVDPATDEPLMTDEIFGPILPVLTVQNLDEAITFVNSRPKPLAAYLFTKAKAVRERVIKEVPAGGMVINHLLFHFATHKLPFGGVGPSGLGAYHGKFGFEEFSHRKSVLTKPTRPDIASFIYPPYTEKAWKLARRLF; from the coding sequence ATGACCACCGAGATCACTGCTCCAGTTGCGCCTACGACGCCATCATCCGGTCCGGACATTGCCCAGACCGTCGCGCGGTTGCGTCAGACGTTCGCAACCGGGCGCACGCGAAGTGTGGAGTGGCGCAAACTTCAATTGCGCGCGCTCGAGCGACTGATGACGGAAAACGAGGACAAGGTCGCCGCGGCGCTGGAAAAAGACCTGGGCCGTTCACCGTTCGAGGCGTGGCTGGCCGACGTCGCCAGCACCGCCGGTGAGGCCGCCTACGCCGCGAAGAACGTCGGCAAGTGGGCCAAGCGCAAGCACCGGCTGTTGGAGATGTCGCAGCTGCCCGGTCGCGGCTTCGTCGAGTACGAGCCGTACGGCACGGTGCTGATCATCGGCGCCTGGAACTTCCCGTTCGCGTTGACCCTTGGCCCGGCCGCCGGTGCGATCGCCGCCGGAAACACAGTGGTGCTCAAGCCTTCTGAAGTGGCCCCGGCGTCGTCGGCGTTGATGGCCGAGCTGGTGCCGCGCTACCTGGACAACGACGCGATCGCGGTCATTGAGGGTGACGGTCCGGTCAGTCAGGAATTGATCGCGCAGGGCTTCGATCACTTGATCTTCACCGGCGGCACCGAGATCGGCCGCAAGGTCTACGAGGGCGCTGCCAAGCATCTGACGCCGGTGACCCTCGAATTGGGCGGCAAGAGCCCGGTGATCGTGTCGAAGGACGCCGACATCAAGGTCGCAGCGAAGCGGATCGCCTGGACCAAGCTGATCAACTCCGGCCAGATCTGCATCGCCCCGGACTACGTGCTGGCCGAGGCGCCGATCCGCGACCAGTTGGTCGACGAGATCCGCAAGGCGGTCACTACCTTCGAATCCCAAAACGCAAGTGGCGGAAAGCGAATCGTCAACGAGCGGCACTTCAACCGGCTCACCACCGCGCTCGCCGCGACGCAGGGCAAGGTCGCGATCGGTGGTGGTTCGGATCCGTCGAAGCTGAACATCCAGCCGACCGTCGTCGTGGATCCCGCGACCGACGAGCCGCTGATGACCGACGAGATCTTCGGTCCGATCCTGCCGGTGCTGACCGTCCAAAACCTCGACGAGGCAATCACCTTCGTGAACTCGCGGCCCAAGCCACTGGCCGCCTACCTGTTCACCAAGGCCAAAGCCGTTCGCGAACGGGTGATCAAAGAAGTACCGGCCGGCGGCATGGTGATCAACCACCTGCTGTTCCACTTCGCCACCCACAAGCTGCCGTTCGGTGGCGTTGGGCCGTCGGGTCTGGGTGCCTACCATGGCAAGTTCGGATTCGAAGAGTTCAGTCACCGCAAGTCGGTGCTGACCAAACCGACCCGCCCGGACATCGCCAGCTTCATCTACCCGCCGTACACCGAGAAGGCGTGGAAGCTGGCCCGGCGGCTATTCTAG
- a CDS encoding SDR family oxidoreductase produces the protein MPGVQDRVVVVTGAGGGLGREYALTLAKEGASVVVNDLGGARDGTGAGHNMADEVVKEIKDAGGRAVANYDSVAEPEGAENIVKTALDEFGKIDGVVSNAGILRDGTFHKMSFENWDSVLKVHLYGGYNVIRAAWPHFREQSFGRVLVATSTSGLFGNFGQANYGAAKLGLVGLINTLAQEGAKYNIKANALAPIAATRMTEDILPPEVLKNLTPEYVAPVVAYLVTEEVPDSGSIFIVGGGKVQRTALFQNEGVTFKEPPSVDDIASHWGEIDDLSGAKAANFSIR, from the coding sequence ATGCCCGGAGTGCAGGATCGCGTTGTCGTCGTCACCGGAGCCGGTGGTGGGTTGGGGCGCGAGTACGCGCTGACCCTTGCCAAGGAAGGCGCCAGCGTCGTCGTCAACGACCTCGGTGGTGCGCGCGACGGGACCGGCGCCGGACACAACATGGCCGACGAGGTCGTCAAAGAGATCAAGGACGCCGGCGGACGCGCGGTCGCCAACTACGACAGCGTGGCCGAGCCCGAAGGCGCCGAGAACATCGTCAAGACCGCGCTCGACGAGTTCGGGAAAATCGACGGCGTGGTGAGCAACGCCGGCATCCTGCGCGACGGCACCTTCCACAAAATGTCGTTCGAGAACTGGGATTCCGTGCTCAAGGTGCACCTCTACGGCGGGTACAACGTCATCCGCGCCGCCTGGCCGCACTTCCGCGAGCAGAGCTTCGGCCGTGTTCTGGTCGCTACCTCGACGAGCGGACTATTCGGCAACTTTGGTCAAGCCAACTACGGCGCCGCGAAGCTCGGCCTGGTCGGGTTGATCAACACGCTGGCCCAGGAAGGCGCCAAGTACAACATCAAGGCCAACGCGCTGGCACCGATCGCCGCCACCCGGATGACCGAGGACATCCTGCCGCCCGAGGTGCTGAAGAACCTGACGCCGGAGTACGTGGCGCCGGTGGTGGCTTACCTGGTCACCGAAGAGGTGCCGGACAGCGGCTCGATCTTCATCGTCGGCGGCGGCAAGGTGCAACGCACCGCGCTGTTCCAGAATGAGGGCGTCACATTCAAAGAGCCACCGTCGGTCGACGACATCGCCTCGCATTGGGGCGAAATCGACGACCTGTCCGGCGCCAAGGCGGCGAACTTCTCGATCCGCTGA
- a CDS encoding NADPH:quinone oxidoreductase family protein: MKACVVQELSGPDGLEYTDVQDVTGNEHVLVINVRAAGVCFPDLLMSRGEYQLKLPPPFIPGMEASGMVEWAPEDSEFRVGERVSAFGILGGWAEQVVAPPANVTRSPAELDDAEAVSLLVNYNTMYFALTRRAAMRPGESVLVLGSAGGVGTAAIQVARATGAGTVIAVVHRTGAMDFVESLGADVVLPLTDGWAQEVRAHTGGRGVDIVVDPIGGQAFDDAVRVLAVDGRLLVIGFAAGSIPTVKVNRLLLRNAGVLGVAWGEYLRQVPGSASLFSFGLNQLVAAGLKPPPPQRYSLSQGRDALQSLADGAVFGKVVLEP, from the coding sequence ATGAAAGCCTGTGTAGTACAGGAGCTTTCAGGCCCAGACGGTCTCGAGTACACCGATGTCCAGGACGTTACCGGCAACGAGCACGTCCTGGTCATCAACGTGCGCGCCGCCGGGGTCTGCTTTCCCGACCTGCTGATGAGCCGGGGCGAATACCAGCTCAAGCTGCCACCGCCGTTCATCCCCGGTATGGAGGCCTCCGGCATGGTCGAGTGGGCGCCGGAGGACTCCGAATTCAGGGTCGGCGAACGGGTTTCGGCATTCGGGATTCTCGGTGGATGGGCAGAGCAGGTGGTGGCTCCGCCGGCCAATGTGACCCGTAGTCCCGCCGAACTGGACGACGCAGAAGCGGTCTCACTGCTAGTGAACTACAACACCATGTATTTCGCGCTGACCCGCCGGGCGGCAATGCGCCCAGGTGAGAGCGTGCTGGTGTTGGGCTCGGCAGGCGGCGTGGGCACCGCGGCCATCCAGGTGGCGCGGGCGACGGGGGCCGGCACGGTGATCGCGGTCGTGCACCGCACCGGCGCAATGGATTTCGTCGAGTCACTGGGTGCCGACGTAGTGCTGCCGTTGACCGACGGCTGGGCTCAGGAAGTACGTGCGCACACGGGTGGGCGCGGGGTCGACATCGTTGTCGACCCGATCGGCGGACAGGCTTTCGACGATGCGGTGCGAGTGTTGGCCGTCGACGGGAGACTCCTGGTGATCGGCTTCGCGGCCGGCTCGATTCCCACCGTGAAGGTCAACCGGTTGCTGCTGCGCAATGCCGGCGTGCTCGGTGTCGCCTGGGGCGAGTATCTGCGCCAGGTGCCCGGTTCGGCGTCGCTGTTCTCCTTCGGCCTCAACCAGTTGGTCGCAGCCGGATTGAAGCCGCCTCCACCGCAACGGTATTCGCTGTCGCAGGGCCGTGACGCGTTGCAGTCGCTGGCCGACGGCGCAGTGTTCGGCAAAGTCGTACTAGAGCCCTAA
- a CDS encoding PE-PPE domain-containing protein — protein MSGRKLRFTGLGMVATAGAGFLSLAAMFNPTSAHADDIGLVVGGSGTPIPGSDYVESAALHYLFPTYGPGITFYQATPENPFGEGVYTPEGLYPLTGVHTLPFNYPSGADGFPDQSTSVGQGDTILLNTIESEIHNGNTATVFGYSQSSVIAGNVMELLKADGVPNNEVNFLLVADETAPNGGLLSRFDGFTDVAGNTHSLPLNLPSLGVAFDGATPASDYPTQIYTIEYDGFADFPKYPINLLSDLNAFLGIETLHGTYLNGGNGTGGLGDGPSLGDIQNATPLPVSDADTMTNYYMITTLGGTDSAAGEQITAPLVAILPKPLQELLGPDLTYLINLGYGDGSQGWADGPADVNTPFGLFPDVSMSDVFSQLSTLTQQGIQNLATDTDPYTSATASSGQSLAELAAALQADLANPAASFTDFVNAITTASSAAYSALLPTADIINALVTSMPAYDLSLFSANIATGDLSDAFGLPIAADTALLTLAGGFELEVVTQAVSQIQDAFSGLF, from the coding sequence ATGTCTGGTCGCAAGCTTCGTTTCACGGGTCTGGGAATGGTCGCGACGGCCGGCGCGGGGTTTCTCAGCTTGGCGGCGATGTTTAACCCCACTTCTGCGCATGCGGACGATATCGGCTTGGTGGTCGGCGGCAGCGGCACACCGATTCCCGGCTCGGACTACGTGGAGTCCGCAGCGCTGCACTACCTCTTCCCGACCTACGGCCCAGGCATCACGTTCTACCAAGCAACCCCGGAGAACCCTTTCGGCGAGGGCGTGTACACCCCGGAGGGTCTGTACCCGCTGACCGGCGTGCACACCCTGCCGTTCAACTACCCGTCCGGCGCCGACGGTTTCCCCGACCAAAGCACCTCGGTGGGCCAGGGCGACACCATTCTGCTCAACACCATCGAGTCCGAGATCCACAACGGCAACACCGCGACGGTGTTCGGCTACTCGCAGAGTTCCGTGATCGCCGGCAATGTCATGGAGCTGCTGAAGGCTGACGGCGTCCCCAACAACGAGGTGAACTTCCTCCTCGTCGCCGACGAGACCGCGCCGAACGGTGGATTGCTCTCCCGCTTCGACGGTTTCACCGATGTCGCGGGCAATACCCATTCGTTGCCGTTGAACCTGCCTAGCCTCGGCGTGGCCTTCGACGGCGCGACCCCAGCCAGCGACTACCCCACCCAGATCTACACGATCGAGTACGACGGGTTCGCCGACTTCCCGAAATACCCGATCAACCTGCTGTCCGACCTGAACGCGTTCCTGGGCATCGAGACGCTGCACGGCACATACCTGAATGGCGGCAACGGAACCGGTGGGCTCGGCGACGGCCCGTCGCTCGGTGACATCCAGAACGCGACGCCACTGCCCGTCTCCGACGCGGACACGATGACCAACTACTACATGATCACCACGCTCGGCGGCACCGACAGCGCGGCGGGAGAGCAGATCACCGCTCCGCTGGTGGCGATCCTGCCCAAGCCGCTGCAGGAATTGCTGGGCCCGGATCTGACCTACCTGATCAACCTGGGCTACGGCGACGGATCACAGGGTTGGGCGGACGGTCCCGCCGACGTGAACACCCCATTCGGCCTGTTCCCCGACGTCAGCATGTCCGATGTCTTCAGCCAGCTCTCCACCCTGACTCAGCAAGGCATCCAAAACCTGGCGACCGACACCGATCCCTACACGTCGGCGACGGCTTCTTCGGGGCAGAGCCTCGCCGAACTCGCGGCGGCGCTCCAGGCGGACCTCGCCAACCCGGCGGCGTCGTTCACCGATTTCGTCAACGCGATCACGACGGCTTCCTCGGCGGCATACTCCGCGCTTCTGCCAACGGCCGACATCATCAACGCGTTGGTGACCAGCATGCCGGCCTACGACCTGTCGCTGTTCTCGGCGAACATCGCGACGGGCGACTTGTCCGACGCGTTCGGCTTGCCGATCGCCGCCGACACGGCGCTGCTCACGCTGGCCGGCGGTTTCGAACTCGAGGTCGTCACCCAAGCGGTGTCGCAGATTCAGGACGCGTTCTCGGGTCTCTTCTAA
- a CDS encoding tyrosine-protein phosphatase has translation MATGVRNLQGAWNFRDVADTTGVLRPGRLFRSGELSGLADEGRDELRRLGITDVADLRSRSEVQRHGPGLVPDGVDIHLLPIPDLPPSDVNPDDVAPHEHAFKRLFEEKPDGESISDAASRYMVEEYSRFPTYPGAREALHRMVTLLGDGRTMLAHCFAGKDRTGFTVALVLEAAGVDRDAIVADFLTSNQAVPLLRERILDALRERADVEVTPELISTTEARLSEEVLGVRAEYLDAARRTIDESFGSLDDYFRSAGITATDVHRLRDSLIA, from the coding sequence GTGGCGACCGGCGTACGGAATCTACAGGGCGCCTGGAATTTTCGCGACGTCGCCGACACCACTGGCGTGCTGCGGCCGGGTCGGCTGTTTCGGTCGGGTGAACTCAGTGGGCTTGCCGACGAAGGCCGAGACGAGTTGCGCCGGTTGGGTATCACCGATGTCGCCGATCTGCGTTCCCGCAGCGAAGTTCAGCGCCACGGGCCCGGGCTGGTTCCCGACGGCGTCGACATCCACCTGCTGCCGATCCCCGATCTGCCGCCCAGCGACGTCAACCCGGACGACGTGGCCCCGCACGAGCACGCGTTCAAGCGGCTGTTCGAGGAGAAGCCGGACGGTGAGTCGATCAGCGACGCCGCCAGTCGCTACATGGTTGAGGAATACAGCCGCTTCCCCACCTATCCCGGAGCCCGCGAGGCGCTGCACCGCATGGTGACCCTGCTTGGCGACGGGCGCACGATGCTGGCGCATTGTTTCGCCGGCAAGGACCGCACCGGCTTCACTGTCGCACTGGTGCTGGAGGCTGCGGGCGTCGACCGCGACGCGATCGTGGCGGACTTCCTGACCAGCAATCAAGCGGTGCCGTTGTTGCGCGAGCGCATCCTCGACGCACTTCGAGAGCGGGCCGACGTCGAGGTCACGCCGGAGTTGATCTCGACCACCGAGGCGAGACTCTCCGAAGAGGTGCTCGGCGTCCGCGCCGAATACCTCGACGCCGCGAGGCGGACGATCGACGAGAGCTTCGGCTCCCTCGACGACTACTTCCGCAGCGCCGGAATCACAGCCACCGACGTCCACCGGCTCCGCGACTCATTGATCGCCTGA
- a CDS encoding acyl-CoA dehydrogenase family protein, whose amino-acid sequence MSAKASDYHKRLSEFITDYVFPAEAEYDKYREEAGPNDHTVPPVIEELKTKAKAAGLWNLFLPSESGLSNLDYASLAELTGWSLEIAPEATNCAAPDTGNMETLHLFATDEQREKWLKPLLNGEIRSGFSMTEPAVASSDARNIETSIVRDGSDYVINGRKWWTSGAADPRCKILIVMGRTNPEAASHQQQSMVLVPIDTPGVTVVRSTTVFGYQDQPGHCEIIYDNVRVPVTNLLGEEGGGFAIAQARLGPGRIHHCMRALGGAERALALMVDRANTRIAFGKPLAEQGMVQNAIALSRNELDQARLLCEKAAWTIDQHGNRAAHLLVSQIKAVAPQMACNVIDRAIQVHGAAGVSEDTVLARMYAWQRAMRIFDGPDEVHLRTVARYELGREKSAFAAAVT is encoded by the coding sequence ATGTCAGCCAAAGCCAGTGACTACCACAAGCGGCTGAGCGAGTTCATCACCGATTACGTCTTCCCCGCCGAAGCCGAGTACGACAAGTACCGCGAGGAGGCCGGGCCAAACGATCACACCGTTCCGCCGGTGATCGAGGAGTTGAAGACCAAGGCCAAGGCGGCCGGCCTGTGGAACCTGTTCCTGCCGTCGGAGTCCGGACTTAGCAACTTGGACTACGCGTCGCTCGCCGAGCTGACCGGCTGGAGCCTGGAGATCGCACCCGAGGCCACCAACTGCGCCGCGCCGGACACCGGGAACATGGAGACGCTGCACCTCTTCGCTACCGACGAGCAGCGCGAGAAGTGGCTCAAGCCGCTCCTCAACGGCGAGATCCGCAGCGGTTTCTCGATGACCGAGCCCGCCGTCGCCAGCAGCGACGCGCGCAACATCGAGACGTCGATCGTGCGGGACGGCAGCGACTACGTCATCAATGGCCGTAAGTGGTGGACGTCCGGCGCGGCCGACCCGCGCTGCAAGATCCTGATCGTCATGGGCCGCACCAACCCCGAGGCGGCCAGCCACCAGCAGCAGTCGATGGTGCTGGTCCCGATCGACACACCCGGTGTCACCGTCGTCCGCTCCACCACCGTGTTCGGCTACCAGGACCAGCCCGGGCACTGCGAGATCATCTACGACAACGTCCGCGTACCGGTGACCAACCTGCTCGGCGAAGAAGGTGGCGGCTTCGCGATCGCGCAGGCGCGACTCGGCCCGGGCCGTATCCACCACTGCATGCGTGCCCTCGGCGGCGCCGAGCGCGCGCTGGCGCTGATGGTGGACCGGGCCAACACCCGCATCGCATTCGGCAAGCCGCTCGCCGAGCAGGGGATGGTTCAGAACGCAATTGCGTTGTCGCGCAACGAGCTCGACCAGGCCCGGTTACTCTGCGAGAAGGCGGCGTGGACCATCGACCAGCACGGGAACCGGGCCGCCCATCTGCTGGTCTCCCAGATCAAGGCCGTGGCCCCGCAGATGGCATGCAACGTCATCGACCGTGCCATCCAGGTGCACGGTGCCGCCGGCGTCAGCGAGGACACGGTGCTGGCCCGGATGTACGCCTGGCAACGCGCGATGCGCATCTTCGACGGACCCGACGAGGTCCACTTGCGGACCGTCGCCCGGTACGAACTCGGCCGGGAGAAGAGCGCCTTCGCGGCGGCGGTCACTTAG
- a CDS encoding DUF1348 family protein has translation MTETRPPLPPFTLETALTKVQAAEDAWNTRDPEKVSRAYTVDSQWRNRGEHIVGREAIVAFLTRKWERELDYSLRKGLWSFDGNRIAVRFQYESRDADGQWWRSYGNELWEFDAHGLMARREASINDVAIEESDRRYFGPRPAEEHGQDFPLW, from the coding sequence ATGACTGAGACCCGTCCGCCTTTGCCGCCCTTCACGCTCGAGACCGCTCTAACGAAGGTCCAGGCCGCCGAAGACGCCTGGAACACTCGCGATCCCGAGAAGGTGAGCCGGGCGTACACCGTTGACTCGCAATGGCGTAACCGCGGCGAGCACATCGTCGGCCGCGAGGCGATCGTGGCGTTCCTGACGCGCAAGTGGGAACGCGAACTCGACTACTCCTTGCGCAAGGGCCTGTGGAGTTTCGACGGCAACCGCATTGCCGTCCGATTCCAATACGAAAGCCGCGACGCCGACGGCCAGTGGTGGCGCAGCTACGGCAACGAGTTGTGGGAATTCGACGCGCATGGCTTGATGGCCCGTCGCGAGGCAAGCATCAACGACGTCGCGATCGAGGAGTCCGACCGCCGCTACTTCGGCCCGAGACCAGCCGAGGAGCACGGGCAGGACTTCCCGCTCTGGTAA
- a CDS encoding Re/Si-specific NAD(P)(+) transhydrogenase subunit alpha — protein MTDTQTTVGVVAESGVDERRVALVPKAIAPLVKSGVSVVVEAGAGERALLPDALYTDAGATIGDAWSADIVVKVAPPTADEVSKLKSGQTLIGFLAPRNAENSIGALKAAGVQAFALEAIPRISRAQAMDALSSQGNVAGYKAVLLAASESTRFFPMLTTAAGTVKPATVLVLGVGVAGLQALATAKRLGGKTTGYDVRPEVADQVRSVGAQWLDVGIDAAGEGGYARELTEEERAQQQKALEKAISGFDVVITTALVPGRPAPKLVTAAAVEAMKPGSVVVDLAGETGGNCELTEPGQTVVRYDVTIASPLNLPATMPEHASELYSKNITALLDLLLTDGKLAPDFSDEVVAGSCVTRDQPGEDS, from the coding sequence ATGACAGATACGCAGACGACGGTCGGCGTGGTGGCCGAGTCGGGCGTCGACGAACGACGGGTTGCCTTGGTTCCGAAGGCTATTGCGCCGCTGGTCAAGAGTGGTGTGTCGGTGGTCGTGGAAGCCGGCGCCGGTGAGCGGGCGCTGCTTCCCGACGCGCTCTACACCGACGCCGGAGCGACCATCGGAGATGCCTGGTCGGCCGACATCGTCGTCAAGGTCGCGCCGCCCACCGCCGACGAGGTGAGCAAACTCAAAAGCGGGCAGACGCTGATCGGTTTCCTGGCGCCCCGAAACGCCGAGAACTCCATCGGCGCGCTCAAGGCCGCCGGTGTGCAGGCGTTCGCGCTGGAAGCGATCCCACGCATCTCCCGGGCGCAGGCCATGGACGCGTTGTCGTCGCAGGGCAACGTTGCGGGCTACAAGGCGGTGTTGTTGGCCGCTTCGGAGTCGACCCGGTTTTTCCCGATGCTGACCACCGCGGCGGGCACCGTGAAGCCCGCGACGGTGCTGGTGCTCGGTGTCGGTGTGGCGGGTCTGCAGGCGTTGGCGACGGCCAAGCGCCTTGGCGGCAAGACCACCGGCTACGACGTGCGCCCCGAGGTGGCTGACCAGGTCCGCTCGGTGGGCGCTCAGTGGCTCGACGTGGGTATCGACGCCGCAGGTGAGGGTGGTTACGCGCGCGAGCTCACCGAAGAAGAGCGCGCCCAGCAGCAGAAGGCGCTCGAGAAAGCGATCAGCGGTTTCGATGTCGTCATCACCACCGCGCTGGTCCCGGGCCGCCCGGCCCCCAAGCTGGTGACCGCCGCCGCGGTCGAGGCCATGAAGCCCGGCAGCGTGGTCGTCGACCTGGCCGGCGAGACCGGCGGTAACTGCGAGCTGACCGAGCCGGGACAGACGGTCGTCCGCTATGACGTCACGATCGCCTCGCCACTGAACCTGCCGGCCACCATGCCCGAGCACGCCAGCGAGCTGTACAGCAAGAACATCACCGCGCTGCTCGACCTGTTACTCACCGACGGCAAGCTGGCACCGGACTTCTCCGACGAGGTCGTTGCGGGGTCCTGCGTGACGCGTGATCAGCCCGGAGAGGACTCCTAG
- a CDS encoding NAD(P) transhydrogenase subunit alpha yields MYDQLLANLAILVLAGFVGFAVISKVPNTLHTPLMSGTNAIHGIVVLGALLVLGELPADASWGVRAIAFVALVFGTLNVIGGFLVTDRMLGMFKSRKPAADREAAK; encoded by the coding sequence ATGTACGACCAACTGTTGGCCAACCTGGCGATCCTGGTGCTCGCCGGGTTCGTCGGGTTTGCGGTGATCTCCAAGGTGCCCAACACCTTGCACACGCCGCTGATGTCGGGCACCAACGCCATCCACGGCATCGTGGTGCTGGGTGCGCTGCTGGTTCTCGGTGAGTTGCCGGCCGACGCCAGCTGGGGCGTGCGTGCCATCGCGTTCGTCGCCTTGGTCTTCGGCACGCTGAACGTCATCGGTGGGTTCCTGGTGACCGACCGGATGCTGGGCATGTTCAAGTCGCGCAAACCCGCAGCGGATAGGGAGGCCGCGAAGTGA